CGACCATTGTAGCTGTCCTGCCCGGCGCCTCCTACTTCACTCGGTCGGTTCTACGCGCACCTCGGCGGTGATCGAGTTCGCAATGAAGCAATTGCGGTGGGCCGATTCATGCAGTTTGTCGAGTTCTTCGCCACTCGGCGCCGCGCCATCAAATGCGATCACCGGGTGCAGCACCACCCCGGTTATCGCCATGCGTCCCTGTCCGTTCTTGCCCAACGTGCCGGTGGCCTGGTCGCGATAGGAACTGACCTTGAAACCGCGCTTGGCGGCCAGGGCGAGGAAGGTCAGCATATGGCAGCTCGACACCGCTGCAATCAGGCCTTCTTCCGGATTGGTGTGGTTGGCATCCCCGGCATAGTCCGGCGCCGCCGAGGCGCGCAGCGTCTGGCCGCCGGTCAGACGCCACTGATGGGATCGGCCATAGTCGTCCGGATGACCGGCGCGTGGCGCGTGCTGCCAGGTAATTTCCACGTTGAAATCAGACATCGTTGCCCTCCTCGGCAAGACCCAAAAGACGTTGCAAAAAGTCCGAAGGCCGGCGTGCCAGGCGCCGCGCCTTATAGTCAAAAAAACCCATCCGCGTGCGGGCGATCAGCACTTGCTGGCCAGCACGGCTGACCCGATAGCGGAACTCGCAACGCACGGCGCCAAGTCCGGTCACGGCCATGTCCACGCGCAGCCGGTCGGCCCAGAAGGCTTCTGCCGTGTAGTGGACTTCGAGTTCCAGCATGATCAGACCGGCACCACCAGCGTCGGCCTCATCGTACCCGGCCCGAGCCAACCAGCGCCGCCGCGCTTCATGCAGCAGGCTGACCGCGGCGTCATGACCCAGGTGGCCACCGTAATTGATGTCGCGCGCCTGCACCGGCAGTTCGGTACCCCAGTCGAACTGCCGCGGCAGACCCAAACCCGCCCGGCTCACAGGCCAGCCACGCAGTACCTGCTTGCCGATGCCGCCGATAACGGAAATAA
The nucleotide sequence above comes from Immundisolibacter sp.. Encoded proteins:
- a CDS encoding acyl-CoA thioesterase; the encoded protein is MSIISVIGGIGKQVLRGWPVSRAGLGLPRQFDWGTELPVQARDINYGGHLGHDAAVSLLHEARRRWLARAGYDEADAGGAGLIMLELEVHYTAEAFWADRLRVDMAVTGLGAVRCEFRYRVSRAGQQVLIARTRMGFFDYKARRLARRPSDFLQRLLGLAEEGNDV
- a CDS encoding OsmC family protein, encoding MSDFNVEITWQHAPRAGHPDDYGRSHQWRLTGGQTLRASAAPDYAGDANHTNPEEGLIAAVSSCHMLTFLALAAKRGFKVSSYRDQATGTLGKNGQGRMAITGVVLHPVIAFDGAAPSGEELDKLHESAHRNCFIANSITAEVRVEPTE